Proteins encoded within one genomic window of Triticum aestivum cultivar Chinese Spring chromosome 2D, IWGSC CS RefSeq v2.1, whole genome shotgun sequence:
- the LOC123050996 gene encoding LRR receptor-like serine/threonine-protein kinase RGI1, which produces MPVLPLLPATTAAPMRPLHLILFLPLLLNLLLFTSTSTTTTAAASTTSSPNPEVAFLSSWLAASPSRPPDWAPAASSPCKWSHVACDAAGRAVVSVTFQSVHLAVPAPSGLCAALPGLVSFVVSDANLTGGVPEDLALCRRLATLDLSGNSLTGPVPASLGNLTALESLVVNTNLLSGPIPAELGGLAGSLKNLLLFDNRLSGELPAELGGLRQLESLRAGGNHDLSGPIPDSFSKLSSLEVLGLADTKISGQLPPSIGNLKSLQTLSIYTTMLSGSIPPELALCANLTDVYLYENALSGALPPELGALQSLQKLLLWQNALTGPIPESFGNLTSLVSLDLSINSISGVIPASLGRLPALQDLMLSDNNLTGTIPVQLANATALVQLQLDTNEISSLIPTELGRSLTNLQVLFAWQNRLEGAIPATLASMASLQALDLSHNRFTGAVPPGLFLLRNLTKLLILSNDISGVIPPEIGKAASLVRLRLGGNRITGEIPAAVGGMKSIVFLDLGSNRLTGTVPAQLGDCSQLQMLDLSNNTLTGALPDSLAGVRGLQELDVSHNQLTGPVPESLGRLAVLSRLVLAGNALSGTIPAALGRCRALELLDLSDNRLSGGIPDELCSLAGLDIALNLSRNGLTGAIPARISQLSKLSVLDLSYNAFAGSLTPLAGLDNLVTLNVSQNNFSGYLPDTKLFRQLSASSLAGNSGLCTKGGDVCFVGVDADGRPMSVTASDDAQRAHRLKLAIALLVTATVAMVLGMIGILRARGVGVKGGGGGGSSDSEAGGGELGWPWQFTPFQKVSFSVDQVVRSLVDANIIGKGVSGVVYRVSLDSGETIAVKKLWPATTAAAAAFKDAGRDSFSAEVRTLGSIRHKNIVRFLGCCWNKSTRLLMYDYMANGSLGAVLHERGGGAQLEWDVRYRIVLGSAQGLAYLHHGCSPPIVHRDIKANNILIGLDFEAYIADFGLAKLVDEGADFGRSSNTVAGSYGYIAPEYGYMLKITEKSDVYSYGVVVLEVLTGKQPIDPTIPDGQHVVDWVRRHKGGAGVLDPALQGRSDTEVEEMLQVMGVALLCVSPVPDERPAMKDVAAMLKEIRLEREEYAKVDVLLKGGGGGCGSPAKDATSTTMPLATTKATTSTSSTPPCRQGPGSSACNSNSSSFSAVYSSSKAKSPFD; this is translated from the exons ATGCCAGTGTTGCCGCTGCTGCCGGCGACGACGGCAGCCCCGATGCGCCCCCTCcacctcatcctcttcctcccactcttactcaacctcctcctcttcacctccacctccaccaccaccaccgccgccgcctccactaCCTCCTCGCCCAACCCCGAGGTCGCCTTCCTCTCCTCATGGCTGGCCGCGTCGCCCTCGCGCCCGCCGGACTGGGCCCCGGCCGCCTCGTCCCCGTGCAAGTGGTCGCACGTCGCCTGCGACGCCGCCGGCAGGGCGGTCGTGTCCGTCACCTTCCAGTCCGTCCACCTCGCCGTGCCGGCCCCGTCCGGCCTCTGCGCCGCGCTGCCGGGGCTCGTTAGCTTTGTTGTGTCGGATGCCAACCTGACGGGTGGCGTGCCGGAGGACCTCGCGCTGTGCCGCCGCCTCGCCACGCTTGACCTCAGCGGCAACTCCCTCACGGGCCCCGTCCCGGCGTCGCTCGGCAACTTGACGGCGCTGGAGTCGCTGGTGGTCAACACCAACCTGCTCTCCGGCCCCATCCCGGCGGAGCTTGGCGGGCTCGCGGGGTcgctgaagaacctgctgctgtTCGACAACCGCCTCTCCGGCGAGCTTCCCGCGGAGCTCGGCGGGCTGCGGCAGCTCGAGTCCCTCCGCGCCGGTGGCAACCACGACCTCTCCGGCCCGATCCCCGACTCATTCTCCAAGCTGTCCAGCCTTGAGGTGCTCGGCCTCGCGGATACAAAGATCTCCGGCCAGCTCCCGCCGTCGATCGGCAACCTCAAGAGCCTCCAGACGCTGTCGATATACACCACCATGCTCTCCGGCTCCATCCCGCCGGAGCTCGCGCTGTGCGCCAACCTCACCGACGTGTACCTCTACGAGAACGCGCTCTCCGGCGCGCTCCCCCCGGAGCTCGGCGCGCTCCAGAGCCTCCAGAAGCTGCTGCTGTGGCAGAACGCGCTCACCGGCCCCATCCCGGAGAGCTTCGGCAACCTCACGTCGCTCGTCTCGCTTGACCTCTCCATCAACTCCATCTCCGGCGTCATCCCGGCGTCGCTTGGCCGGCTACCGGCGCTGCAGGACCTCATGCTCAGCGACAACAACCTCACCGGCACCATCCCCGTGCAGCTCGCCAACGCGACGGCGCTCGTGCAGCTTCAGCTCGACACCAACGAGATCTCCAGCCTCATCCCGACGGAGCTCGGCCGGAGCCTGACCAACCTGCAGGTGCTGTTCGCGTGGCAGAACCGCCTCGAGGGCGCCATCCCGGCCACCCTTGCGTCGATGGCGAGCCTCCAGGCGCTCGACCTCTCGCACAACCGATTCACCGGCGCCGTGCCGCCGGGGCTCTTCTTGCTGCGCAACCTCACCAAGCTGCTAATCTTGTCCAACGATATCTCCGGCGTGATACCGCCGGAGATCGGGAAGGCAGCGAGCCTCGTGCGGCTCAGGCTCGGTGGCAACCGCATCACCGGGGAGATTCCCGCGGCCGTGGGAGGGATGAAGAGCATCGTCTTCCTCGACCTTGGCAGCAACCGCCTCACCGGCACCGTTCCCGCCCAGCTCGGCGACTGCTCGCAGCTCCAGATGCTCGACCTCAGCAACAACACGCTCACTGGAGCCTTGCCGGATTCGCTCGCCGGCGTGCGCGGCCTGCAGGAGCTCGACGTCTCACACAACCAGCTCACCGGCCCCGTGCCAGAATCCTTGGGAAGGCTGGCGGTGCTGAGCCGTCTCGTCCTCGCCGGCAACGCGCTGTCCGGGACGATACCGGCGGCGCTCGGGCGGTGCCGCGCGCTCGAGCTGCTCGACCTCAGCGACAACCGCCTCTCCGGCGGCATCCCCGACGAGCTCTGCAGCCTCGCCGGCCTCGACATCGCCCTTAACCTCAGCCGCAATGGTCTCACCGGCGCGATCCCGGCGAGGATATCACAACTGAGCAAGCTGTCTGTGCTCGACCTGTCATACAACGCGTTCGCCGGCAGCCTCACGCCGCTCGCCGGGCTCGACAACCTCGTCACCCTCAATGTGTCGCAGAACAACTTCTCCGGGTACCTCCCGGACACGAAGCTCTTCCGGCAGCTCTCGGCGTCCAGCCTCGCCGGGAACTCGGGGCTGTGCACCAAAGGCGGCGACGTGTGTTTCGTTGGCGTGGACGCCGACGGCCGGCCGATGTCGGTGACCGCTAGCGACGATGCGCAGCGCGCGCACCGGCTCAAGCTCGCCATCGCGCTGCTGGTGACCGCGACGGTGGCCATGGTGCTCGGGATGATCGGCATACTCAGAGCGCGCGGGGTGGGCGTGAAGGGCGGAGGTGGGGGCGGGAGCAGCGACTcggaggccggcggcggggagctgggGTGGCCGTGGCAGTTCACGCCGTTCCAGAAGGTGAGCTTCTCGGTGGACCAGGTGGTGCGGAGCCTGGTCGACGCCAACATCATCGGCAAGGGCGTCTCCGGCGTGGTGTACCGCGTGAGCCTGGACTCCGGCGAGACCATCGCCGTGAAGAAGCTGTGGCCGGCCACgacggccgcggccgccgcgttCAAGGACGCCGGCCGGGACTCGTTCTCGGCGGAGGTGCGCACGCTGGGCTCCATCCGGCACAAGAACATCGTGAGGTTCCTCGGCTGCTGCTGGAACAAGAGCACGCGGCTGCTCATGTACGACTACATGGCCAACGGCAGCCTCGGCGCCGTGCTccacgagcgcggcggcggcgcgcagctCGAGTGGGACGTCCGGTACCGGATCGTGCTCGGGTCGGCACAGGGTCTTGCGTACCTTCACCATGGCTGCTCGCCGCCGATCGTCCACCGTGACATCAAGGCCAACAACATCCTCATCGGGCTCGATTTCGAGGCCTACATCGCCGACTTCGGCCTCGCCAAGCTCGTCGACGAGGGCGCCGACTTCGGCCGCTCCTCCAACACCGTCGCCGGCTCCTACGGCTACATCGCCCCTG AGTACGGGTACATGCTCAAGATCACCGAGAAGAGCGACGTGTACAGCTATGGGGTGGTGGTGCTGGAGGTGCTGACGGGGAAGCAGCCCATCGACCCGACAATTCCGGACGGGCAACACGTGGTGGACTGGGTGCGGCGACACAAGGGTGGCGCCGGCGTGCTGGACCCGGCGCTGCAGGGGCGGTCTGACACGGAGGTGGAGGAGATGCTGCAGGTCATGGGCGTCGCCTTGCTCTGCGTCAGCCCCGTCCCCGACGAGCGGCCGGCCATGAAGGACGTCGCGGCCATGCTCAAGGAGATCCGGCTCGAGCGCGAGGAGTACGCCAAGGTCGACGTCCTGCTCAAGGGCGGTGGTGGCGGCTGCGGGTCGCCGGCCAAGGATGCCACCTCGACAACAATGCCATTGGCGACGACAAAGGCCACCACATCGACGTCGAGCACGCCGCCATGCCGGCAGGGCCCCGGGAGCAGCGcctgcaacagcaacagcagcagcttcTCTGCCGTCTACTCTTCATCGAAGGCCAAATCGCCATTCGATTGA